The region TTTCGACCTCGTATTCGTTCATCATAGGCACTCGATATCGATCAGGCTGCTGACGGGCCGAAATTCCCGATCACGACCCTCTTCTCCCCACCGACCTCAGCCTCAACAAACTCGGCCCAAAGCTGCAGGATCTTCCTGCGCTCGTCCGCATACTCGGCCCGGTTGTAGACGCCCTTGATACCCTTGATCGAGTGCGCCAGCGCCTTCTCGATCGCGTCCGACGACATGCCCATTTCGTGTAGATGCGTCGAGGCGGTACGTCGGAAGTCATGCAGGACGAAGTGCTGAACGTCGAGACTGAGGGAACGCACGGCCTGATTGAGCGTGCTCTTGGCGATCGGCTGGTCACCGCGGCCGCGCGTCGACGGGAATACGTGCTCGTGATTGCCCGTCTGCTCGTATAACTCGCGAAGCATCGCAACGGCCTGCGAGGACAGGTAGACCCAATGCTCCTTGTCCTTCTTCATCCGGTCGGCAGGAATGCGCCAGATGCCGGCGTCGAGATCGAACTCCGACCACCGCGCCTCGATCAGCTCGGACTTCCGAACCATCGTCAGGATCAGCAGGTGGATCGCGAGCTTGAGCGCGCGGCGAATGTCTGAAGCGTAGACGGCCCGCAGCACGGTCCCGATCTCATCAGGAGAGAGGACTCGCGTACGGCTGTCCTGAGTGGCGACGAAACGCGCGACGACGGCATGAGCCGGATTCGTCAGCGCCAACTGGCGCGCGATTGCGTATTCGAACAGTCGTTTGATGACGTTCCGTGTCGAGAGCGCCATCTTCGGGGCGCCGCGGGCCTTGATCCGATCGCAGATCGCCAGCACGTCACCAGGCGTCACATCCGGCAGAGGCTTGTTGCCGATCGCCGGATAGATGTCCTTCTCGAGCGCCCGCTTGATCGTCCGACCATACTCGGGCGACATCCCCGCGATCTGGGTTGTGTACCAATCTTCGCCGAACTCCCGAACCGTATCGAAGCGCTTCATGGCGCCGCGATCCTTCTTGGCATCGGCGATAGGGGAAACGCCTTTGGCTACGATCTCAGCATAGCGGCGGGCCTTCTCGCGCGCATCCTGCAGCGTGACTGCGGGATAGTCGCCGATCGTCACCATCGGCTGCCGTTCGCCGTGCAGTGTGTACCGGTAGCGCCAGACCTTCGACCCCGACGTCATGACCTCCAGCACGAGGCCGCCACCGTCCGAAATACGGTAGCGCGCCGCCTTCGGCTTGAGCGCCTTGATGCGGGTGTCATTCAGCGGGACGACGGTTTTCGGCATGGTTGGTACACATCGATTGGGACACAACGCCTGTGTGTACCTAAATGTGTACCATCAAAGATTGGATGTCAATAGACAACCTTGGGCAATGCTAGACGACCAATCATAACGTGCACAAGGGTTTCAGAGGGGTGACCAGACGACCTTGGACAACCTTGGGCGACTGGTTATTTTCCAATACAAAACCGACTGAAAATCACCCCCAGCAGATCATCCGACGTGAACTCCCCGGTGATCGAATTCAACTGCTCCTGCGCCAGCCGCAGTTCCTCCGCGAACAGATCCAGCGCCTGCGCATTCTGCTCCGCGTGATCCGCCGCCTGCTCCAGATGCTGCCGCGCTGCGCGCAGCGCGATCAAATGCCGCTCACGGGCCAGATAGACACTCTCCGCCCCCGCCTGCCACCCCGCGATCCGCAGCAGCTCACCGCGCAGCAAATCGATCCCATCCCCGCGCTTGGCCGACAGCCGCACCTCGGTCAGATCCGCCCCGCCCGCCACATGCGCGACCGCCGCCGGCGTCTCCGTCAGATCCGTCTTGTTCAACACCCGCACCACCGGCACCCCTTCCGGAAAACGCGCGGCAATCGCCACATCGTCATCGCCAAGCGCCGCGCGCGCGTCGAGCAGATGCAGCACCACATCCGCCCGCTCGATCTCCGCCCAGGTGCGCGCGATGCCGATCTTCTCGACCTCGTCCTCGGTTTCCCGCAAGCCCGCCGTATCGATGATGTGCAGCGGAATGCCCTCGACCTGGATCGTCTGCGCGACCTTGTCGCGCGTGGTCCCGGCGATCGGCGTGACGATCGCCAGCTCCGCCCCCGCCAGCGCATTCAACAGCGACGACTTGCCCACATTCGGCTGCCCCGCGAGCACCACCGACAGCCCTTCCCGCAACAACGCCCCCTGCCGCGCTTCCCCCAGCACCCGCTCAAGCTGCGCGCGGATGCGCGCGAGCTTGCCGCGCGCGTCGGCCGCTTCGAGGAAGTCGATCTCCTCCTCCGGAAAGTCGAGCGTCGCCTCCACCAGCATCCGCAACGCAATCACATCGTCGACGAGCGCATGAATATCGCGCGAGAACGCCCCGTCCAGCGAACGTCCCGCCGAACGCACGGCAGCCTCGGTGCTCGCCTCGATCAGGTCCGCAACCGCTTCCGCCTGCGCGAGATCCAGCTTGTCGTTGAGAAACGCGCGGCGCGTGAACTCACCCGGCTCGGCCAACCGCAACCCATGCGCCGCACCGGCCGCGAGGCAGCGCTGCAGCACCAATTGCAGCACGATCGGACCGCCGTGCCCCTGCAACTCCAGCACATGTTCGCCTGTGTACGAATGCGGCGCGGGAAAGGACAGCGCAATGCCACGGTCGAGCGGCTGGCCGTCCCCATCGAGGAACGGCACGTAGCTCGCATGACGCGGCGCGAGCGGCTGCCCGCACAATGCGTCGATCAGCGCCCGCGCCGCCGGCTCGCCCGCGCGCCCGAACGACACCCGCACGACCCCGATGCCGCCTCGTCCGGTGGCGGTGGCAATGGCGACAATCGGATCGGAATCGGTGGCGAGCATGGTCAAATTCGAGATAAAGCGGAAGACTGCGCAGGAAACAGGGCGTGTACCGCCCCAGGACGCCCGCATTGTAGCTTGGCCGCTGTGTTGCATTCTTCAGACAAATTCTCAAACGCCCGTTTGATATAAATCTGACTTTATCCTATGCAAGATAGGACAAGTCCTATAATCTAGTACGTATTCTTCGCGCCAATTCGCGGGAATCCTCCGGTTTTCGTACACAGGCACGGCAATCGTTTGCGTCCTGCGTCGCTCAATGCCAGTTAAACGCGTACCTATTTGGGATAAATCTCGCCCCACCGGTTGTCTACCTGATGCCGGCCGAACCGCACAATTTGGCCATGCCGACACTCGAAGAAAAAGCCGCGTTCACCGAGCGCCTGAAATTCGCCTTGTTGCGCAGCCCAGAGAAAGTCACCGGCGCGACGGAACTCGCATTGCATTTCAATTTGCGTCATCACGGCGAGCATCCGGTTTCGCCGCAAACGGCGCATAAATGGCTGACGGGGCGCACCATCCCCACGCCGGACAAGCTCCGTACGCTGGCTGACTGGCTGCGCGTCGATCTCCACTGGCTCCACTACGGGCCGCCGCCCAGCACCGCGGCGCGTTCGACTCCGCAGCCGCTGCCGCGCGACGAGAAATACCCGCCCACGCCCGAGACCATCGAGCTGGCGTCGAAGATCGAGTCGCTGTCGCCACATCATCGCTACCTGGTGCAGGAATTGATCGAGCAGTTCTACGGCGACCCAAGCCGCCACTGACCTCCCCCAAACGAAAAAGCCGCCCGGTTCTCACCGGGCGGCTTTTTTTCATGGCGCGGCGGGAGGCGATGCGCACCGCCTCCCCGCACCGCGTCAGGTCGTCTTTTTCTTCGCGCCGATCGTGCGCGTGATGTAGTACTGCTGCGCGATCGACAGCACGTTGTTCACGACGTAGTACAGCACGAGACCCGCCGGGAAAAAGAAGAACATCACCGAGAACGCAATCGGCATGAACATCATCATCTTGGCCTGGACCGGGTCCGGCGGCGTCGGGTTCAGCTTGGTCTGCACGAACATCGAGACGGCCATCAGCACCGGCAGGATGAAGTACGGATCGCGCTGCGACAGGTCGTGGATCCACAGAATCCACGGCGCGCCGCGCATCTCGACCGACGCGAGCAGCACCCAGTACAGCGAGATGAACACCGGAATCTGGATCACCACCGGCAGGCAGCCGCCGAACGGGTTCACCTTCTCGGTCTTGTACAGCTCCATCAGCGCCGAATTCATCTTCTGCGGATCGCCCTTGAAGCGTTCGCGCAGCGCCTGCATCCGCGGCGTGATTTCCTTCATGCGCGCCATCGACTTGTAGCTCGCCGCCGACAGCGGGAAGAACACCGCCTTGATCAGCAGCGTGAGCAGCACGATCGCCCAGCCCCAGTTGCCGACGTAACCGTGGATCTTCTCGAGCAGCCAGAACAGCGGCTTCGCGATGATCGTCACCCAGCCGTAGTCCTTGACCAGTTCGAGGCCCGGCGCGACGCCTTCCAGCATCCGCTCTTCTTCCGGGCCCGCGAACAGGCGCGCGGACACGTCGGCGGACTGGCCCGGCGCGATCGCCGCGACCGGCTGCTTGACGCCCACGCGATACAGCGTCGGGTCGATCTTCTCGACGTAGATGTCGCGCTTCACGCCCTGCTGCGGAATCCAGGCGGATGCGAAGTAGTGCTGCACCATCGCCACCCAGCCGTTGTCCGCGGACGGGACGTAGTCAGCCTTGTTCTTGTCGATGTCGGCGAAGTTGATCTTCTGGAAGTGCTTCTGGTCGGTGTAGACCGCCGGCCCGAGGAACGTATGCGAGAACAGCGGCGTCTCGACCGGCGTGTTGTCGCGCACCAGCTCCATGTAGACGGTCGGCGACACCGGCGCTGCGCCGACGTTGTCGATCTTGGTGTCGACGCCGATCACATAGCTGCCGCGCGTGAACGTGTAGGTCTTGACCACCTTCACGCCGCCCTTCACCGGCGATTCGAACGACAGCTTCAGCGCGTTCGCGTCGCCCGTCAGCGACGTCGGGCCCGCAACTTGCGCATAGACGTCGTTGTGATTCGGGAAATCGCCGCCGAGCAGGCCCGTGCGCGCCAGATAGGTGTGGCCCGTGGTGTGGTCGAACAGCGTGACGAACAGGTCGGGCTGCTTGCCGTCGCCGGCCTTCTTCAGCGTGAGCTTCGCGAGCGTGCCGCCGCGCGTGTCGATCTCGCCGTCATAGACGTCGGTCGAGAACTTCACGAGCTGCGCCTGCGCGGCCGGGGCCGTCGTCGCGGGCGCCGCGCCGGCGGCGGCCGCCGGCACGTCACCGGCTGCCGTCGTCGCGCCCGTGCCCGATGCGCCGCCCGCGGCGGCCGCGGGGGCCGTCTGCGTGGCGTTCGGGAAGAACATCGACGGGCGCCCATGGAAGCGCTGCCAGTTGTCGAACAGCATGACCGCCGACATGAAGAAGATCACCCATAGGACGGTGCGTTTGATATCCATGCGTTGTCTCAGAGTCGAGGGGAGCGCGCTTCAGCCTGGGTTGGAGCGCGTGGATCGGAGTTGGGCGGCGGGACCAGATCGATGCCGCCCGCGGAAAACGGATGGCATCGGCACAGACGCCTGGCGGCGAGATACGTGCCGCGCGCGGCGCCATGATACTGGATTGCCTCGCGCGCGTAATCCGAACAGGAAGGATAAAAACGGCAGCGGTTGCCGAGCAGCGGACTCACGGCAAGCTTGTAGAAACGCAGCAATGCGATCAATACCGTTTGCATAGCAAGGGCGGCGTAAGGTGCGCCGCGTCAGGTCAAGCGGGCGGGCAACCGGCCCGCGCGTCAGGCATCACGCGCGTCGGAACCCGACGCGGGTTTCGCACCGCTGCGCTTCCCGATCTCCCGCACCGCCCGGTCGAGCAGCGCGCGGATCTCGTCCGCGCACAGCGCCCCGAGCGGAGCGGACGCCGCGCTCGGCAGCGCCTTCGCGTCGAAACGCGTATGCAGGCGCAACAGCAGGTCCCAGCCGGCGAACTCGGCGCGGCGGACGCGGAACGCCTCGCGCGCGATACGCTTGACCTGGTTGCGCGTGACAGCGCGCGGCGCGTACTTCTTGCCGATCACCAGGCCAAGGCGCGCCGCTTCACCCGTCTCGCGACCGTAGATCACGAAGTGCGCGGAGCGCCGCCACGGGCGCAAACGAAAAACGGATGAAAATTCATCCGTTTTCAGAAGTCGCGCAGCTTTGGGAAAGGCGGCGGGCGCTTGCAACGGAATCGAACCCGGGACAGCGGCTGCCTTGCCCGCCTCGCTGCGGACGGCGGACACGACGCGCGGCCCGTCCTTAGATCGCGAGGCGCTTGCGGCCCTTCGCGCGGCGGGCGTTGATGACCTTGCGGCCACCTGCCGTCTTCATGCGAACGCGGAAGCCATGGGTGCGCTTGCGGCGCGTCACGGAAGGTTGGTAGGTACGTTTCATGTTGCTCTCACTTGGTCGAGAATATCGGGAATCAGGGACCGCGTGCCCTCTCTTCAAGGCAACCGGGCGAACGCAATCGCCGAAAAATACAGGATTGGTTTTCGCGGAACCCGCTATTTAAACCGCTTTTCTCTTGGTGGTCAATACTTTACGGCCAACATCGAGACAGGCCGCGTACTGTGCCTGACCCCATCCAGGCCACCCGCCCGCTGCACACACCCCTGTGGATAACTCCCGCGCGGCATCCGTTTGGCGGTAGAATCTCGCCTTATCTCCAAGAATCCCGCACGCCGCTTCGGCTCGCGCCTGTGCCCAAACCCTTGTTGCACAAGCGCCCGAGGCCTACTCGCACGGCCACACCGGGCCTTGTTGCCAATCCGCGACAAGGGCGGCCGGTGAGCCGCCGTGCAACCGAACAACGACAGCACTTCGATGAACGATTTCTGGCAACACTGTTCCGCCCTGTTGGAGCGCGAATTGACGCCCCAACAGTACGTGACGTGGATCAAACCACTTGCCCCGGTTGCCTTCGACGCCGCTGCACATACGCTGTCCATCGCCGCTCCGAACCGCTTCAAGCTCGATTGGGTCAAGAGCCAGTTCTCCGGCCGCATTTCCGATATGGCCCGCGATTTCTGGAACGCGCCGATCGACGTCCAGTTCGTCCTCGACCCGAAGGCCGGCGCACGCGGCCCCGCAGCCGCGCCGGCGCTGACGCCGCGCGCCCCGGCCCAGCCCGTCATGCCCACCGCGCCGCTGGCGCCGAGCGCGGCCGCGCCCGCCGCGCTCGGCGGCGACGATTCGGCCGACCTCGACCTGCCGAGCCTGACCGCGCACGAGGCGGCCGCCGGACGCCGCACCTGGCGGCCGGGCGCGGGCCCCGCCGCGTCGAACGGCGAGACCGACTCGATGTACGAGCGCTCGAAGCTCAACCCGGTCCTCACCTTCGACAACTTCGTGACCGGCAAGGCGAACCAGCTCGCGCGCGCCGCCGCGATCCAGGTGGCCGACAACCCCGGCATCTCGTACAACCCGCTGTTTCTGTACGGCGGCGTCGGCCTCGGCAAAACCCACCTGATCCACGCGATCGGCAACCAGCTGCTGCTCGACAAGGCCGGCGCGCGGATCCGCTACATCCACGCGGAGCAGTACGTGTCCGACGTCGTGAAGGCGTACCAGCGCAAGGCCTTCGACGATTTCAAACGCTACTATCACTCGCTCGACCTGCTGCTGATCGACGATATCCAGTTCTTCTCCGGCAAGTCGCGCACCCAGGAAGAGTTCTTCTACGCGTTCGAGGCGCTGGTCGCGAACAAGGCGCAGGTGATCATCACCAGCGACACCTACCCGAAGGAAATCTCGGGCATCGACGACCGGCTGATCTCGCGCTTCGACTCCGGCCTGACCGTCGCGATCGAGCCGCCCGAACTCGAGATGCGGGTCGCGATCCTGATGCGCAAGGCGCAGTCGGAAGGCGTGAGCCTGTCGGAGGACGTCGCGTTCTTCGTCGCGAAGCACCTGCGCTCGAACGTGCGCGAACTCGAAGGCGCGCTGCGCAAGATCCTCGCGTACTCGAAGTTCCACGGCCGCGAGATCACGATCGAGCTGACCAAGGAAGCGCTCAAGGATCTGCTGACCGTGCAGAACCGGCAGATCTCGGTGGAGAACATCCAGAAGACGGTCGCCGACTTCTACAACATCAAGGTCGCCGACATGTATTCGAAGAAGCGGCCCGCCAACATCGCGCGGCCGCGCCAGATCGCGATGTACCTCGCGAAGGAACTGACGCAGAAGAGCCTGCCCGAGATCGGCGAGCTGTTCGGCGGGCGCGATCACACGACCGTGCTGCACGCGGTCCGCAAGATCGCCGACGAGCGCAGCAAGGATGCGCAGCTCAATCACGAGCTGCACGTGCTCGAGCAGACGCTGAAGGGCTGAGCGCGCGCGCCGCCCTTGAGAATCGGCGGGCCGCCCCAATTTAAAAGGGGCGGTTCGGTTTTGAGGCACAATATAGGTTTGACCGCCCCGGCGGCGGTGGGTACAGGCCCCGCCTGGCGGGGCGTTGCGAGGCTTGCAGGCCGTTATTTCAACGAAGGAACTCTATGCAACTGGTCAAGACCGAACGAGACACCCTCCTCAGGCCGCTGCAAACCGTAAGCGGTATCGTCGAGCGCCGCCATACGCTGCCGATCCTCGCCAACCTGTTGATCACCAAGAACGGCCCGGACGTGTCGTTCCTGTCGACCGACCTCGAACTGCAGATCACGACGCGCGCCGACTTCGGCGTCGGCGGGGATCAGGTCGCGACCACCGTCGCCGCGCGCAAGCTGCTCGACATCCTGCGCGCGATGCCCGACGGCCAGGTCACGCTGTCGCTCGCGGACAAGCGTCTCACCGTGCAGTCGGGCAAGAGCCGCTTCGCCTTGCAGACGCTCGCCGCCGACGAGTTCCCGACGGTCGCGCAAGCCAAGGATTTCGGCGCGAGCCTGTCCGTGCCGCAGAAGTCGTTCCGCCAGCTGCTCGGGATGGTCTACTTCGCGATGGCGCAGCAGGACATCCGCTACTACCTGAACGGCATGCTGCTCGTCGTCGACGGCGACCAGCTGATGGCGGTCGCGACCGACGGCCACCGCCTCGCGTTCTCGTCGATGAAGATCGAAGGCGCGTTCCCGCGCCAGGAAGTGATCGTGCCGCGCAAGACGATCCTCGAACTGCAGCGCCTGCTCGAGGATATCGACGACGTCGTGACGATCGACATCGCGCAGACCCAGGCGAAGTTCACGTTCGGCCAGGTCGAACTGGTGTCGAAGCTGGTCGAGGGCAAGTTCCCCGACTTCCAGCGCGTGATCCCGAAGGGACACAAGAACACCTTCCTGATCGGACGTGAAGAACTGCAGCGTTCGCTGCAGCGCGCGGCGATCCTGACCTCCGACAAGTTCAAGGGCGTGCGCTGCATCATCGCCCCGGGCCAGCTCAAGATCATGTCGACCAACGCCGACCAGGAAGAGGCGCAGGAAGAGCTGGAAATCGCCTACCAGGGCGACACGATCGATATCGGTTTCAACGTCACGTACCTGCTCGACGTGCTCGCGAACCTGAAGGTCGACAACATCAACGTGAGCCTGGGCGACGCAAGCTCGAGCGCGCTGATCACGGTGCCGGAGAACGAAGAATTCAAGTATGTCGTGATGCCGATGCGCATCTGACGCGCGACGGCACACAGGACACACCAAGGGGCGGTACGCCCCTTTGGCGTTTTTATGGCAAATCAGGGCCACCGAACCAGGTGCTTGCCACCCGCCCGAACTGGGCGTCGACGCATGTCGGCCGGCGCGGCGTTTTACTCGTAAAGAACCCCGCGCCGCCGCTCGTGCGGCCCCGCAGAACCGGAAGAAACCCATGACTGAACAGCACAATCAACAGCCCGACAACAGCGGCTACGGCGCCTCCTCCATCCAGATCCTCGAAGGTCTGGAAGCCGTGCGCAAGCGGCCCGGGATGTACATCGGCGATACGTCGGACGGAACCGGTCTGCACCACCTCGTGTTCGAAGTGCTCGACAACGCGATCGACGAGGCGCTGGCCGGTTATTGCAACGACATCCACGTGACGATTCACGCCGACAACTCGATTTCCGTGACCGACAACGGCCGCGGGATTCCGACCGACGTGAAGATGAACGACAAGCACGAGCCGAAGCGCAGCGCCGCCGAGATCGTGATGACCGAGCTGCACGCGGGCGGGAAGTTCGACCAGAACAGCTACAAGGTGTCGGGCGGGCTGCATGGCGTCGGCGTGTCGTGCGTGAACGCGCTGTCGAGCTGGTTGCGGCTGACCGTGCGGCGCAACGGCAAGAAACACTTCATGGAGTTTCATCGCGGCGTCGCGCAGAACCGCGTGCTCGAGATGCAGGACGGCGAGCAGGTGTCGCCGATGCAGCTCGTCGGGCCGACGGAGAATCGCGGGACTGAAGTGCATTTCATGGCCGATCAGACGATCTTCGGCACGGTCGAGTTTCACTACGACATTCTGGCGAAGCGGATTCGCGAGCTGTCGTTCTTGAATAACGGCGTGCGGATTCGGTTGACCGACCAGCGCTCGGGCAAGGAAGACGATTTCGCGTTCGCCGGCGGCGTGAAGGGTTTTGTCGAGTACATCAACAAGACCAAGCAGGTGCTGCACCCGACCATTTTCCACATCATCGGCGAGAAGGAAGGCGTGGGCGTCGAGGTCGCGATGCAGTGGAACGACAGCTACAACGAGAATGTGCTGTGTTTCACCAACAACATTCCGCAGCGCGACGGCGGGACGCACTTGACCGGGCTGCGCGCGGCGATGACGCGCGTGATCAACAAGTACATCGTCGACAATGAAATCGCCAAGAAGGCGAAGGTCGAGACGAGCGGCGACGACATGCGCGAAGGGCTGTCGTGCGTGCTGTCGGTGAAGGTGCCCGAGCCGAAGTTCAGCTCGCAGACCAAGGACAAGCTGGTGTCGTCGGAAGTGCGCGCGCCGGTCGAGGAAGTGGTTGCGAAGGCGCTCGAGGAATTCCTGCTGGAAACGCCGAACGACGCGAAGATCATTTGCGGGAAGATCGTTGAAGCGGCGAGGGCGCGGGATGCCGCGCGGAAGGCGCGCGAGATGACGCGGCGCAAGGGCGTGCTCGATGGGGTTGGGTTGCCCGGGAAGCTGGCGGATTGCCAGGAGAAGGATCCGGCGAAGTCGGAAATCTATATCGTCGAGGGCGACTCGGCAGGTGGGTCGGCCAAGCAAGGGCGTGATCGGAAGTTCCAGGCGATTCTGCCGCTGCGCGGGAAGGTGCTCAACGTCGAGAAGGCGCGGTATGACAAGCTGCTGTCGTCCGAGCAGATCGTCACGCTCGTGACCGCGCTCGGGTGCGGGATCGGGAAGGATGATTACAACCTCGAGAAGCTCCGGTATCACCGCATCATCATCATGACCGACGCGGACGTCGACGGTGCGCATATCCGGACGCTGCTGCTCACGTTCTTCTATCGGCAGATGCCCGATATGATCGAGCGCGGGTATGTGTATATCGCGCAGCCGCCGCTTTATAAGGTTAAAGCGGGGAAGGACGAGCGGTATCTCAAGGATGAGTCGGAGTTGAATGCTCACGTGCTGCGGTTGGCGCTGCAAGGGTCGGAGCTGGTGCCCAGCGAGAACGCCACGGCGATTTCAGGGGATGCGCTTGGGGAGCTGGCTCGGTCGTATCTGCTCGCGCAGGGTGTGGTCAGCCGGTTGAGCCGCTTGTATGACCCGGCAGCGTTGGAAGCGATCATGGATGGCGTGGCGATCGATCTTTCGGATGAGGCTTCGACGGAGGTGTCGGCGAAGGCGTTGTTCGGCGCACTGCATGATGAAGCGCTCAAGAATGAAGTGCGGGTCGTGCCGGCTTATGACACGGTGCGTGAGCAGCGGTCGCTGCACGTCGAGCGCGCGCATCACGGGAATGTGCGGGTTTCCGTCATCGATGAAGAGTTCCAGCATACCGCCGATTATCAGCAGCTCGTGAATACGGCGAATACGTTCAAGGGGCTGATTGGCGTTGGCGCGACGATCAAGCGCGGGGAGCGCAGCACGCCGGTGTCCGATTTCAAGAGCGCGATGAAGTGGCTGCTCGCCGATGCCGAGCGGAATCTGTCGAAGCAACGGTATAAGGGGCTGGGGGAGATGAACCCCTCCCAGCTGTGGGAAACGACGATGGATCCGGCCGTGCGGCGTTTGTTGCGCGTGCAGATCGAAGATGCGATTGCTGCGGATGGGATCTTCACCACCCTGATGGGGGATGAGGTCGAGCCGCGGAGAGCGTTTATCGAGAGCAATGCGCTGCGGGCGGGGAATATTGATGTTTGAGCGGTATGTAGCAGGACCCATAAGGTGGGATTTTGGGAAGCATCCACTGATACATGTATTACCGACTGCGTCCCGATAACTCGGACTTATGGCGCTTAGCCTGACGCCACTCTGCATATAACGACGGCCACCTCATTGAGGTGGCCGTCGTTTTTTTCAGCCTAAGCAACATCACTGGTTGGGGTTTCAGCCGAATACGTGCGGTAACATTTAAGCTATTGGCAAAAATCCGAACGAGCAGATGGAAAGCGAAAACGTAAAACCCGAGGTTGATGGTATCTGGGAGCCATTACAGTTGAAGCCATCATTGTTCGTTCGTTGGGGTTGTCATCGGCAACATCGTCCGTTAGGTGGTGCGATGCAGAGCGCTCTAACTAATCACGCCACAAGCAGGCCAAACCTGCCCGTCTGAAAGCCTATCGCGCTCTTTCATTGCCCGCGCTCGGCCATCCCTTCTCGTCAAAAAAGCGCGCACCCCGGCTTCATCCGTTTGAAATAAAAAATCCGAGAAATTTCATCCAACGATCTCGGATCCGCAACGCGCCGTGGGCCATTCATTACCAGTCTGCATGACACCGCGTTCCCTCGTTCATCCGAATTTTCTTCAATACCGTTACATACATCAAAATCGCCCTTTTCCGGTGCATACCATATTATTATGGAAAGACCATCCAATTACCGCCTCACCAACGAAGCCCGCCAACTCCCAATCCACGCCCCCGCAATAACCTACTTCTCTTCCACGCTGCGATCGCAGCCAGCCGCCGAAACGCCCGCCACGCATGTCTCTCGTGCTCATTTCAGCCAATCCGCCCCCACCTCCACCCCCTCCATATTTTTATTTCCCTAAACTGCCCCCTCCACTTACTCATATCCCTTGACAATCCTCTCAAAATCCAAGGTAATGCCACGCGCGCACATTATTTCCGTGGTGAGGTTGATTCATGTCTTCGCAAGCTGCGAATGGCCTGGCTGTCCATATCGGCCGGGCCAAGCCGTATAACGCGTCACCCATCCGGCCTGCCCGGACTGCTTCGTTACGCGATAAAAATACGCAACACCCAATCCAATTATTAGAAAAAACCACTCAATCAAAATACCCAAAACACTCACCAAAACAATTCCAAAACCCAAAACAATCTCCCCACCCCCACCCGCCAACGAATCGCGATAGCGGAGCGACGCCATGACCGCCACCAGCCTGGTGCTGCAACTGATCAACGGACTGGCAGACGCGTCCACGCTCTTCCTGATGGCCGTCGGCCTCTCGCTCGTATTCGGCGTGAGCCGCATCGTAAACTTCGCGCACGGCTCGTTCTACATGCTCGGCATCTACGTCGCGTACACGCTCGTCAGCCGCATCGGCGCGACCCCGCTCGGCTTCTGGGCCGCCGTCCTGCTCGCCGGCCTCGCCACCGCCCTGCTCGCCGCGCTGTTCGAGATCAGCATCCTGCGCCGCATCTACCGCTCCCCCGAGCTGTTCCAGTTCCTCGCCACCTTCGCGCTCGTGCTGATCGTCAAGGACGCCGCGCTCTACATCTGGGGCGCGGAAGACCTGTTCGGCCCGCGCGCGCCCGGCCTCGCCGGCTCGTTCCCGCTGCTCGGCGGCCGCGTCCCGCAATACGACGTCGTGCTGATCCTGATCGCCCCCGTGCTGCTCGCCGCGCTCTGGTGGTGGCTCAACCGCA is a window of Burkholderia sp. FERM BP-3421 DNA encoding:
- the rnpA gene encoding ribonuclease P protein component, with amino-acid sequence MSAVRSEAGKAAAVPGSIPLQAPAAFPKAARLLKTDEFSSVFRLRPWRRSAHFVIYGRETGEAARLGLVIGKKYAPRAVTRNQVKRIAREAFRVRRAEFAGWDLLLRLHTRFDAKALPSAASAPLGALCADEIRALLDRAVREIGKRSGAKPASGSDARDA
- a CDS encoding transcriptional regulator, producing the protein MPTLEEKAAFTERLKFALLRSPEKVTGATELALHFNLRHHGEHPVSPQTAHKWLTGRTIPTPDKLRTLADWLRVDLHWLHYGPPPSTAARSTPQPLPRDEKYPPTPETIELASKIESLSPHHRYLVQELIEQFYGDPSRH
- the yidC gene encoding membrane protein insertase YidC; translation: MDIKRTVLWVIFFMSAVMLFDNWQRFHGRPSMFFPNATQTAPAAAAGGASGTGATTAAGDVPAAAAGAAPATTAPAAQAQLVKFSTDVYDGEIDTRGGTLAKLTLKKAGDGKQPDLFVTLFDHTTGHTYLARTGLLGGDFPNHNDVYAQVAGPTSLTGDANALKLSFESPVKGGVKVVKTYTFTRGSYVIGVDTKIDNVGAAPVSPTVYMELVRDNTPVETPLFSHTFLGPAVYTDQKHFQKINFADIDKNKADYVPSADNGWVAMVQHYFASAWIPQQGVKRDIYVEKIDPTLYRVGVKQPVAAIAPGQSADVSARLFAGPEEERMLEGVAPGLELVKDYGWVTIIAKPLFWLLEKIHGYVGNWGWAIVLLTLLIKAVFFPLSAASYKSMARMKEITPRMQALRERFKGDPQKMNSALMELYKTEKVNPFGGCLPVVIQIPVFISLYWVLLASVEMRGAPWILWIHDLSQRDPYFILPVLMAVSMFVQTKLNPTPPDPVQAKMMMFMPIAFSVMFFFFPAGLVLYYVVNNVLSIAQQYYITRTIGAKKKTT
- a CDS encoding tyrosine-type recombinase/integrase gives rise to the protein MPKTVVPLNDTRIKALKPKAARYRISDGGGLVLEVMTSGSKVWRYRYTLHGERQPMVTIGDYPAVTLQDAREKARRYAEIVAKGVSPIADAKKDRGAMKRFDTVREFGEDWYTTQIAGMSPEYGRTIKRALEKDIYPAIGNKPLPDVTPGDVLAICDRIKARGAPKMALSTRNVIKRLFEYAIARQLALTNPAHAVVARFVATQDSRTRVLSPDEIGTVLRAVYASDIRRALKLAIHLLILTMVRKSELIEARWSEFDLDAGIWRIPADRMKKDKEHWVYLSSQAVAMLRELYEQTGNHEHVFPSTRGRGDQPIAKSTLNQAVRSLSLDVQHFVLHDFRRTASTHLHEMGMSSDAIEKALAHSIKGIKGVYNRAEYADERRKILQLWAEFVEAEVGGEKRVVIGNFGPSAA
- the mnmE gene encoding tRNA uridine-5-carboxymethylaminomethyl(34) synthesis GTPase MnmE, which gives rise to MLATDSDPIVAIATATGRGGIGVVRVSFGRAGEPAARALIDALCGQPLAPRHASYVPFLDGDGQPLDRGIALSFPAPHSYTGEHVLELQGHGGPIVLQLVLQRCLAAGAAHGLRLAEPGEFTRRAFLNDKLDLAQAEAVADLIEASTEAAVRSAGRSLDGAFSRDIHALVDDVIALRMLVEATLDFPEEEIDFLEAADARGKLARIRAQLERVLGEARQGALLREGLSVVLAGQPNVGKSSLLNALAGAELAIVTPIAGTTRDKVAQTIQVEGIPLHIIDTAGLRETEDEVEKIGIARTWAEIERADVVLHLLDARAALGDDDVAIAARFPEGVPVVRVLNKTDLTETPAAVAHVAGGADLTEVRLSAKRGDGIDLLRGELLRIAGWQAGAESVYLARERHLIALRAARQHLEQAADHAEQNAQALDLFAEELRLAQEQLNSITGEFTSDDLLGVIFSRFCIGK
- the yidD gene encoding membrane protein insertion efficiency factor YidD; translated protein: MQTVLIALLRFYKLAVSPLLGNRCRFYPSCSDYAREAIQYHGAARGTYLAARRLCRCHPFSAGGIDLVPPPNSDPRAPTQAEARSPRL